One genomic window of Cannabis sativa cultivar Pink pepper isolate KNU-18-1 chromosome 2, ASM2916894v1, whole genome shotgun sequence includes the following:
- the LOC115721136 gene encoding 4-diphosphocytidyl-2-C-methyl-D-erythritol kinase, chloroplastic yields MASSHILCHNNVFNLSPNPFRNRGLSSLNSNGFCFFGSKSRISRPSSLKIVVSERRQVEIVYDADERINKLADVVDKEAPLSRLTLFSPCKINVFLRITSKREDGYHDLASLFHVISLGDVLKFSLSPSTKKDSLSTNASGVPLDDRNLIIKALNLYRKKTGTNKYFWIHLDKKVPTGAGLGGGSSNAATALWAANQFNGCLVTEKELQEWSSEIGSDVPFFFSQGAAYCTGRGEVVQDILPPVPLNIPMVLIKPPEACSTAEVYKRFRLDKTSNSDPLQLLHKISSDGISQDVCINDLEPPAFEVLPSLKRLKQRIIAASRGQYDAVFMSGSGSTIVGVGSPDPPQFIYDDEDYKDVFLSEANFLTREANEWYKEPASASACSPSDDFSRNFSSSVE; encoded by the exons ATGGCTTCCTCTCATATTCTCTGCCACAACAACGTTTTTAATCTTTCTCCCAATCCTTTTAGGAACAGGGGTCTCTCTTCCTTAAACTCAAATgggttttgtttttttggttCGAAATCTAGAATTTCGAGGCCTTCATCTCTCAAAATTGTGGTTTCTGAAAGAAGACAAGTTGAG ATAGTTTATGATGCTGATGAAAGGATAAACAAATTGGCTGATGTAGTGGACAAGGAAGCGCCTCTTTCTAGGCTCACTCTTTTCTCACCTTGCAAG ATTAATGTTTTCTTGAGAATAACTAGCAAAAGGGAAGATGGGTATCATGATTTGGCATCCCTCTTTCAC GTGATAAGTCTTGGAGATGTGCTTAAGTTCTCTTTGTCTCCTTCAACAAAGAAAGATTCTTTGTCAACGAATGCCTCTGGGGTACCACTTGATGATAGAAATTTG ATTATCAAGGCCCTTAATCTTTACCGAAAGAAAACTGGTACAAACAAATACTTTTGG ATTCATCTTGACAAGAAAGTGCCCACTGGAGCAGGGCTAGGTGGTGGGAGCAGCAATGCTGCAACAGCCCTATGGGCAGCAAATCAGTTCAATGGTTGTCTTGTTACTGAAAAGGAATTGCAAGAATGGTCAAGTGAGATTGGTTCAGATGTTCCTTTCTTTTTCTCCCAAGGGGCAGCCTATTGTACAGGTCGAGGTGAG GTTGTTCAGGATATTCTACCACCTGTACCATTAAACATTCCCATGGTTCTCATAAAGCCCCCAGAAGCATGTTCAACAGCCGAAGTTTATAAG CGTTTTCGGTTGGATAAAACCAGTAATAGCGATCCTTTACAATTGCTCCACAAGATCTCAAGTGATGGAATAAGTCAAGATGTCTGCATCAATGACTTAG AACCTCCTGCCTTTGAAGTTCTTCCATCTCTTAAGAGATTGAAACAGCGTATAATTGCAGCTAGTCGTGGACAATATGATGCTGTTTTTATGTCTGGGAG TGGAAGCACCATTGTCGGGGTCGGTTCCCCAGATCCACCTCAGTTTATATATGATGATGAGGACTACAAGGATGTGTTTTTGTCAG AGGCCAACTTTCTGACTCGAGAAGCAAATGAATGGTACAAAGAACCTGCTTCAGCTAGCGCTTGTAGCCCTTCAGATGATTTCTCTCGTAATTTTTCCTCCTCTGTCGAGTAA